The genomic DNA TCTTTAGATTGCGATGAGTGCTTGTAGTAGTAAACATCGTCAAACTCCTTTGCGACACGACGCAACAGCTCGATGTAAACCATATTTTCAAGTCGCCAGCCCAGGTTCTCTTGCGAGAGAGCATTTTCGCAATTCGCAACGAACCCCGTATCAATCACATAAGCCTTGTTGTTACGGAGCCGGACTTTGCTCTTGAACGAATGTTTGCTCAACAGCCCAATCAAGAAAGCCTGTTTAAGATAGTCCACGTATTTTATGGCGGTCGTGGTGCTGTTCAGTCCAAAATTCTCAGCCAGGGATTTGTAATTGACCTCTTGGCAAGAATTGTTGATTATGTGATTCGCGATGGTACGGAGAACTTCGGCATGGCGGATTTTGAATCGCCCCGCAATATCCTTTAGTATTATCGAATCGAATAAGCTTTGTATGTAAGCACGTTTGTTGTTAATGTTTTGCAGTTCTGGGAACCCGCCATATTGCAGATATTCAAGAAATGCCGATTTTCGGGCCGCCTCTGCCTTAGTCGTAACATCTTGCAGATTTACCTGATGAAAGGAACAGTACTCCGCAAACGAAAGCGGATAGAGACGAATTTCATTGTAACGTCCGGTCAGATGCGTAGCAAGCTCACTACTCAGCAGCTTTGCGTTGGAGCCTGTAACAAACACGTGCAATCCCTGTCGCAAAAGACGGTTCACAAACAAATGCCAACCATCGACATTTTGAATTTCATCGAGGAGTATGTACTGGATATCCGTACCGTAGAGTTGATAAAGGCAAAGCAGAAGTGTGTTCAAATCTTCTACGGTAAGCGACATCAGACGGTCATCGTCAAGGTTTGCATAGGCATAGTTAATTCCGTGATCCTGCAGCACCTTATGGCAAAGCGTCGATTTTCCGCTGCGGCGAACACCGATGACCACCTGTGCAAGCGAACTATCCAGCTCAAACAGGGCTTCTTCACTACGAGACACCCAGGAATCACGCCTGATTGTGATTTCTTCTTTCTGTTCCGCAATAACCTGTAGTAGCTTTTTTTCGTCCATAAGGCACCTCTTAATGGACTAAAATATATATTTTTATTCACCAAAATGGACTAAAATACAGAAAATAGTTCATTATAATGGACTAAAATACAATTTCAGTACATTTTTGGCAAAATTCGACAATTTTCACAACATTCCAAAACCCCAAAGCTGGCCCGAGGCATTCGAACAGCTGGATAGCACTATTTTATCCTATCTCCGCAGAATTCCTGGCGGCCGCATTTTTCGCAGTGGGCGCCCATCCAAAGCGTGTCGAATTGTTCGATGGCGGGTTCGACGATTTGCGGGTCGTTCGTGAGGATTCCCGCTTCAAAGTTGCGACGGAGGGAACTTTTCATGCCGATGCCTGCGCCTGTCAAGTTTGCAGAGCCGATGTAGGCAGTTTCAAGATCGAAAATCATCATCTTGAAATGCACTCGCGGGCACATGACGCGTTCGAGATCGGTCGCAAGAATCTTATAGCGGTCGAAATCTTCGCGAAAGTTCGGGCCGGGTTCCTTGGCGTGAATGAGCCGCACGCCTACGCCGCGCTTGAGGAGTCCTGCGAGTTGTCCGAGCAGCGGGATTGATTCGCCGTTCTGCTTCACATATACGTCCTTGATGTCGGCGGTGCCAATCCAGAGCGTTTCGCGGACTGTCGCGATACGGGAAATCACTTCGGAATAGTGTTCTTCGTTTTGGATGTACTTGGTGAAGGTCGGCATAACATCAAATATACATTCCGCAAAAGGGTCTCTTGCATGCTCTACAAATTATTTATATATTCATTTTCGTAGAGCATTAATCCCGCTGACAGCGTATTCGATTGACGCCTTTGGCGTCCGTGCCTTCGTCTCGGTCATGGTTTCTAAACAAGCTTAAAACCGCGACGCTCGACTTGGCACTTTCCGGGCGGGTTGTTTAACTCTCTGCTTGACGTCGACCTCCCTTTGCTTGCTTGACAGGCACGCGATTCGAGGCAGCGTACACCCTATGGGGAAACTGGCCCCCTGACGATCAACGTAGAGCACCTTCCATAGCCTTCGAGGCGTGGGAAACAACAATCTGTCATAACAGGTTTGTGAATAGGTGTCTTGCGTTTATTTTGCGTCATCCATTCATAAACTATCAACGAATCACGGGAATTCATTCTATATGGATTTTCCGCCAAACGCCGATTTATTCGGCAAAGGAAACATTATGAATAGGGAACAATACGCAGAAATGCTCCGTACTATCAGCGAAGTACATAAGGCTGGAGACGAT from Fibrobacter succinogenes includes the following:
- a CDS encoding ATP-binding protein produces the protein MDEKKLLQVIAEQKEEITIRRDSWVSRSEEALFELDSSLAQVVIGVRRSGKSTLCHKVLQDHGINYAYANLDDDRLMSLTVEDLNTLLLCLYQLYGTDIQYILLDEIQNVDGWHLFVNRLLRQGLHVFVTGSNAKLLSSELATHLTGRYNEIRLYPLSFAEYCSFHQVNLQDVTTKAEAARKSAFLEYLQYGGFPELQNINNKRAYIQSLFDSIILKDIAGRFKIRHAEVLRTIANHIINNSCQEVNYKSLAENFGLNSTTTAIKYVDYLKQAFLIGLLSKHSFKSKVRLRNNKAYVIDTGFVANCENALSQENLGWRLENMVYIELLRRVAKEFDDVYYYKHSSQSKEVDFVVCRQGKAKELVQVAYEIESTKTFNRETSALINASESLRCDSLTLVCFEESRDELVKGKTIRIRNALEWCIGSGNV
- a CDS encoding phospholipase D-like domain-containing protein; amino-acid sequence: MPTFTKYIQNEEHYSEVISRIATVRETLWIGTADIKDVYVKQNGESIPLLGQLAGLLKRGVGVRLIHAKEPGPNFREDFDRYKILATDLERVMCPRVHFKMMIFDLETAYIGSANLTGAGIGMKSSLRRNFEAGILTNDPQIVEPAIEQFDTLWMGAHCEKCGRQEFCGDRIK